A region of the Ferroacidibacillus organovorans genome:
AACCGGCTCAGCCGCAAACGTTAACAGTGATGGCCGTTGGTGGATCGAGTGCGCAAGGGTATGATGCACCTAATCTTGACGGCTACCTGACGAGGGCAATGCAGACGGTCTCTTCGCGGCTAAACATTCACATCGACTTTGTAAACAAGGCGGTCAGTGGTGGTATCCCTACAATGTTGGCTCCGCAGTACGACCCGCTTCTTTACAAGGTAAAGCCAAACGTCGTTCTGATCGCTTGGGGACTCTTGAATGATATCGCCCGAAAGACTCCGCAAACAATGTTTGAGAGAGTCATTAAGGATGAGGTGTCCATGGCTGTTTCATATGGCGCGCAGGTTTGGGTTGTCACACCGCCTGTCACCCCTGCAACCTATGTCGGCCATGATGTGAAGCTTGAGCAGGTATACACGAACTTGGAAGTTGCAGGCGCTCGCGAGGTACACAGCTCCAAAGTACACGTCTTTGACCTTTTAAGCGCCATGGAGAATTATTTGAAGGTGCATCATCAGTCCTACAAACCGTATGCTTCCAACAATTGGCACATGAACCTGGCTGGGCATATCCTGGCTGGGCAGATTCTTGCAAACGAAATTTTGGCGAAGGCAAAAGCGATCGGTATTG
Encoded here:
- a CDS encoding SGNH/GDSL hydrolase family protein; the protein is MRKRNWIFWIGTVICSAALIETFTLNHFGTVNPTHLIAKTAHHARETSPSITTADRKGQPAQPQTLTVMAVGGSSAQGYDAPNLDGYLTRAMQTVSSRLNIHIDFVNKAVSGGIPTMLAPQYDPLLYKVKPNVVLIAWGLLNDIARKTPQTMFERVIKDEVSMAVSYGAQVWVVTPPVTPATYVGHDVKLEQVYTNLEVAGAREVHSSKVHVFDLLSAMENYLKVHHQSYKPYASNNWHMNLAGHILAGQILANEILAKAKAIGIAS